The following nucleotide sequence is from Aspergillus luchuensis IFO 4308 DNA, chromosome 1, nearly complete sequence.
ATCGGCTGGAGTGGCCTGCGGATCCAAGAGAAGGTCTTCTTCGAACTGGGGTGCGGCGAAATTGAGTATATCCCCGAATGCCGTCGTCGCGTCTGGCGCCGAATTGGAAGTTGTTTTCTTCCGCGCCGACTTTGCAAGCTCGTCTGACAACGACAACTTGAGAGACTTCAACGTTGACGAGCACTGCGAGATACACTGTGGGAGCTGCAACACCAGTTTCAGATCCTCAATATCCAACACCGAGAGATTCTTTAGTCCCgaaagaagggagagagtTGGTTCATGCTGAAGTTTGTCGAGATCCTTCAGCAACTGAGCTTCGGCCCCGGTGCAACTGGGTCGAATTTCCCTGGGAGGCGGATTATTTTGGTGGAAGTGGTAATGGGGAGTCTGGAGCATTTGTCCAAGCGTGGAATCAGTGGCTCCTGGCGTTGTGCATGCTGGCAGGCGAATATGCACGTCCCGAATGTCAGGAATTCGGCTGATCGCTTGGTACACTGAGGGTGTGAGCTCCAAACGAATATCCCAACTACAGAAGTTAGCACACACGAATACTTTATCATGTATTCGAGACTGTTTTGTACTTACCTGAAGCTAGTTAATCCTGCCGTCTTCCGCAGAGTAATGGCAATCAGACTACAGAGGTACCGGCCTGTGTAGTAGCTTTGACTAGGTCTTTTGACTACACCTCCCTGTCTATTATCCGATTCGTAGGGCGCGATATGCCTCACTGCGATGTTCTTGACACTAGATGCGTACTGAAGGTTACTGGTACTCACtacctccaccatggccgtGAACCGATCCAGGGATTTCTCAGTGTAAACGGGATCATCTGTATGAATGCCATGGTGGATGTTGCGGTACAGCAGCGCCACGGCCATGCCGTGGAACTGCTGGCACACCCCAGCCAGGCTACAGAGGCTCTTTTCACCAGACTGTGAGAAGTCGTCAGTAACGCGTCTTGAACCTCGGGGGGATATTACTCACATATTCAAAAATAGTAGTGAGAATTTCACTGGGGAGACCGAGCAAGCAAGGCACTACTACTCCCTTTTTAGATTTGCAGGCACTGGGCCCGGACTGGATGCCAAAGTGCATCTTCTCATTTCTCGGCGCGTAGCCCCGCTCCATAGTGATTGTAATGGAAGTTaatgttttttctttttatttttgtttttgaaTGATGAGTGGACGAGAAGACGgaagtgtgtgtgtgtgcaggTGATAATGGTGAACGCTTAGATGAACCGTTGGATTACCGACAAATCGATCACACGAAGTGGGAAACGAGTATCGGTGGTATCGACGAGGCGGCAGGATAGAAGAGAAGTCGAGTAAACAGAGTGAGAAGAAACAGTCGACTCGAAGAAGAGAGTCGAGGCAGGACAGTAGCAGTGAATGGCTTCGGTAACACACCGCCGCCTCCAATTCACGCCAGGCGAGTGCTGTGCCTGAATTGGTGTGATTCCTCTCACTTTTACTTTGGAACCATAACTGGGGAATTGGTAAGTCACCAAGCATGTTCATTATgtagtagttaataataCATCCGATCTATATGAGAGGCACTATATGGCCATATTACAGTAGATACTTTCGTCCACCTCTGTACAATTGAGTCAAAGTCCCTAGATTGGCATCACTGGCAACCGATATCCCTCTGGAATGTCAGTTGGCCAGGCGTCTACCCCGTCCAGCAAGGCCAGTGCCAACCCACCGACATGGTGCATCTGAAGATGGCAATGGAGCAGGAACGGCCCCGGGTTCACGATAGGGTAGCGCATCGCCAGCCAGCTCGGCCCCGTGCTCGAGCTTGGCGAGTAGAAAGTGTCCCGCATTTGGGGGTTTTCGAAGTTAAAGTTCTCCGGGATGTCTTTCATTGCCTCTTCCACGGAGGACCAGATGAAGGGCTGGTTACCGGTTCCGATCACAAAGTACTTGTTGGAGTGCttgtggatggggtgttGAGGCTGGCCCgaggtggtgatgttgatgatgagatcaacCCAGGTACCGTTCTCCGTCATGGCCGAGTACGCCTGCGAGATTGAGCTGAGGTTGAACAAAACAGGAGGGCGAAGCTCTTCATTCGACACGGGGTACTGGTTGCCCAGGGTCCAGGTGTACGATGAATTGGCATTGTGGACATTTAGGATGTAAGTCCGGTCCGCCTTCGTAGCAGGTGCTACCACGGGGAAGGGTATCACGTCGGTTTCGTTCAAAATGACCGTGGAGGCAGTGGCATTAGCGCCGGCCTCGTTGATATAAGGCTGCGAGGTACCAATCTGCTTCGGTGTAGCGGTGTCATATGACAGGACGGCGGTCCCATTAATGAGCTGGTTCGCATAGTTGTTGGCAACGCGGATAGTATAATCTCCCGCCTGGTCTTCCGACTTGAGTGGCACCATAACGGAGTATCTTGAAGCGACGGGCACAGTAACAGCGTCGACAAGCAAAGGTTCAACATAACGGCCATCGACCGCGTAAACATACATCGGATGCTCATCGATGGAGAACACAAGCGAAGTCGAACCAGCCATACTGATAAAATCAAAGCTAGCATACCGCGATGAGGACTTGACCTTGAAAACCTCCGTGGGCCCTTCACTAGGTGTGCATCCTTCGTAGAAACCTTTGGGAATCTTGCTGAGATCGTACGGATATGGACCCACAACACCCGGCGTGGGAGGCAGACATCTAGTCAGGATCAGCATTATAACTATCGTCAAGGTTTGGGACTTCATACCCCATATCAGTCAAAGTCAAGTTGCCCAGGATCTGCTTTTGCTGTGGTGTCGTGGCAGCATTGATGTGTTCCTGAGATGGGCAAATCACCGAGCCTTTTCCGTTGATCAAAACAGAGTTGGCACAGTAGGCTTCAACACCAGATTCGGTTTGAATCTGGAGAATATCATGCGAGGAAAAGGCTCGCCAATCCGAGATGAGAACTGGCCGTGTATTCTTTTCAGCTGCCAACATCGCCTCCTGCTCGTCCGCATCAGATCCAGAGATCAAATGGAAAGGCCTCTCCACGGAGTCTGCCGGTTCAATGTAGATAGCCCCATAGAGGCCATCATCAATCTGAGCCCTTGTGTGCGAGTGATAAATGTACGAGCCGTACTGGCTTGCCTTCCATTTATAGAGAAACTGTTCGCCCGGCTTGATCTGCTCCTGCGAGAGTCCAGGTACACCATCTGACCACGGGGTGCCTAGTTGCTCGATACCTACAAATATTTAGTAAAGCTCTGTAGGAAAAGACGTTCTGAACATCGAAGCCAAAGAATCATACGATTGAGAGGTAGTACTCACCATGAAAATGAACCGTAGTATTGATTGACATCGAGTTGTTGACCAAAAattcgacatcatcaccctgCTTCAACCACAACGTGGGCCCAGGAATCTGTCCATTACTCACAATAGCCTTGTGTACATCACCAGCGACACTGACATCTTCATAGGTCAGGTCTAGCTGGAACTGCACAACACGGCCGGATACCCATTGCACGAAGCAGAGGGCCAACAGGGCCAGCCTGCTTTGAGATATACTCATGCTGGGGCTCAAAAaccaaataaaaaaaatatacaaGGAACCAACTACCTAGCTCCACAGAATATATACAGTCGAACAGGGCCGAGTCGCGGACTGGTTTGTCGTGCTTGAGTTCCCTTCATCCCGCGAGAATTTTGAGGCTTTTATAATGACAGACCTCTAGAAGTACATAGACCTGGTGCTATTGATGCCCGAAGGTCAAGGCAAGGGATGGAGGACCCGAGACGTATAGCGGAAGGTTCATGACTAGGGCTTGTCATAATGCCGTCCGGTGGCCAAGATACTGGATCCGTCATATGCAGGGCCTACCAGCATACGAACATTCCTAGCAGGATGCCGACTGCCCTGCTCACCGCAAGCTTCGGTTATTAGCGAAACCaataaatttagattttattGCAGGTCGCGGATGCGCGAAAATGTGGAATCTGCATGTTGCTCGCAAAACCCGTGAACTTCACACTGGAGATGTGGGTTAAGGCGAGAAGTTAGCATTGCCACTGCACTGATAACCGACCCAGAACATACAGAGTTTAATCATTCGTTCAGCTGATTAGCTGGATATCagcaaggagagaagaaacgaTTGACGATGTGGTGCTAGGTTATCGAATCTTATTGACCCGGAAGCGGGTTATCGCCATGACCTGTCACTTTAAGCCTGCCCTGCAGTGGCGCGCTTGCAACGTTAGTGTTAAACTTTGACCGATCGTTATGATAGGTAGATCAGTGCATCTAATGTAAACATATTGATGGTCGCTACTTCTGGAGGTAAATACAGAGTCCTTAGTGAAATATTAATCAGAAACAGGCACCAACTGCAGAGAAACAAAgaagtcaggcagaataaACAAAATAAACAATAAATGTCTCATATCGGTCGTCAATCACATCCTAACGGCATTATAGCTCATATACGTCGTTCAGTCGTCCGCCTCTTGGTTCGCATGGAGGGCTACTTCCATTGCCGGGCTCACCGGCTGAATCAGTTCTGGACGGTCTAGTAGTGgggcctccgccgccggGTTCTCCATAGGCTCTAGCCTCGAAGGGGTCACCGGCTCCAGATCTCGAATAACAAGCGGAATTTCCACAGAAGAGCTTGCCTCGGGCTCTGCCTGTGGCGGTGGGGGATCATCGGACACAGCCCTGGGAATCTCCGCGGGAGCAATTACTACTGAACTCAAGGGCGTCGCCGCGCTTTGCAGAATCTCCCGAGAGCTAGAAGTAATCGAGCTTATTTCTCCAATATGCTCAATGCTTGAACTTGCGCAACTCGTAGGCCTAACCCAGCTAGCAGACGAAGAATACATCGGCGCCGTCACTGATGTAGAAGCAGATGCGGCTTCCAGAATGTCCTTGGGGAATGGCCGGAGAGCCGATTGGTTTGCTTGGGGCCCAGAATTGACCGCGAGGAACAGAACCAGGAGGCTGAGCACGGCAATTGCGACGTTGCGTCGGTCACTAGCCAATACTCGAACGTAGTTCACCAGCAATGTCTGTAGATCGATATCGTCACTTGATCGCGGGACATACTGAGGCTCCGGCATTCGTTGCTCTCTAGCagctttttcttctgtaACTGGGGCGGATTCGATAGGTTCCGGAACAAAAGAACTGGGCTCGTCAATTGCCGAGGAAGGTGTACGGCCATGTAGCGAAGGGCGGCGCGCTTCAGCGGACATTTCATGTTCGGGCGCCTGCAAATGCGGCACCTGCAATCGATTCTCAAAGTGATCCACCTCTTGCTCCAAAAGTCGCCTCTCCAATTCCCTCCTGATCTCCGAAGGAAGCCACAGGCCAACTTCAACATCGAccttttccatttccttccAAGCCGCTGCCCATGCCCCAGCTCTCATCAGTCCATTGGCTGCGAATACCTTGATCTCCCATTTTCTGCCTTCGTTATTGTGGCGCACCACGTGTCCTCCACAATCGGGGcactcctccccttcttcctcgtccgtAGCGCTCTCTCTTACAGACTGATCGTCCCTATCAGAGTCGTTCTCATCATGTCCCAGGAAATGGCCATGATCTAGCCTTGGGCGCTGTAGCTCTAGACTCTCCAGTAGCCGCTCTTCTAGCAAGTCGTACAGGTCCTCCGGGTGAGAGATAAGCACCCCACGCTCACGGAGCACACCAGATCcgaccttctcttccagcagcttccagcgcctccaaTACTCCGGAGGCAAAACCTCTTGGAGTATCTTCTGGTTGTGGTAACCCATCGCGCCTGGCAcaggaagagagggtggaAGCAGGTTACAGTGTAGAAGTACCAGTGGATACTCCTTTTTAACCTTGGGCTTACCTGCAGACCCTGACGGCGAATAATGATGGAACTTTCTCAGCGGCGATGAACCGGCGGACCTGATCGAAATGTCCGAAAAGCGCTGGCCACCTCTGCGCTTGGGTGGGGTCAGgtattcatcatctccttcatcctccgTGTGCATCTGCATTGCTTTTACTGAGCTTGGCTTCCGGAAAGCGGCTTCCCGATGCCGTATCGAGCGTAGATGTCCGTTATGCGCCTTGCTATCATGATCCTGCCAACTGTGAGAGAGCATATTGTCATGTATGGCCGTCTTCATTCCATCCGCCATGTTTGTGAGCACCGAGGCAGGGATCGACGAGACCGAAGAGCGACTCGAAGCTCTGGAACGTTGGTGTTCGTGGCCTTCATTCAGATCGTCGTTCAATAGATGACCAGAAAGCTGTGTAGATGAATCCGAGGAGTTGTAACCGCCGTCGTGAACTAACATTTGTGTATCTTCAGTGGAAGGACCGATGTCGGCATGATGTCCGTATAGAGTCGTCGAAAACTTCGGGGAAGCCGGTCGGTGCTGGTCGTAGGCAAAGCCTTGAGATAGGCCGGTTGGTTCGCCTGTACGAACTGCATATTCAGTTAATTGGGGGTCATTAGAGTGGCCGTCCATGGAGGTTTGTCATAAAATCGTATAGACCAAGTCAAAGTATAAAAGGAAATGGTTCCCCACTACTATCCGAGCACCAGTAGAAGGCCGTCAGTGAGCCTGTGGATCTCACGAAGAATGCTGAGCTTCGATGGGCCACGCTAGATGGAAGCAAGATGGAGTTCTAGGTCGCATACCATTCAATTCTAAAGAGAAGCTGTTGGAGATGGCGATCGGGGGGGATTGGATGCTTTGTTGCGTGTTGTCTCACCGCCCGGTCGTGATGGGCAACCACATCCCTGCAATGCTTCTGACTGGCCGATGGGCTCCGCTCTACTCTGGggatccccatcatcactagAGAACTAACGCTcaaagctggagaaggcaGAATGTGATAAGACTTGAGTCCGGGGTTATAGTTAGCTACAATTACACGTCTCATCGATAATATCATACGAACACGCTCACACTCATTATATCACAAACTGCCCCGAATCATACAGTAATCAACCCGAGACACCCTGGAGCATGCTCGCCAATGCAAGACTTGGATCATGCAACATTTCCAAACATTCAGAGCCAAAATACATCGAGTGACATCCAACCAGCAGATTTATCGCTTTGAGTTTCCCGCCCGTGAAATACGTGTCCATATGACCCCCGGGCGCCAGAGAAACCTCAACTCTAATCACAAGAATGACAACGCTCGCTCGGGTAAGTAAAATCGCATGAATAATAAGCATAGTATACACTCAATGGGGAGCTTGTGGCGTCTCATCATGAGGACTCATCAGAGCAGGGTAATTTTGATGCTCCCCAAAATAATTTAGAACGTCTTGCGGCAGATATTCCAGCCATGGAAGGATTTCTCCAGTAAAAGTAAAGGGGAGCTGATCTTGTTGCTGAAGCGTGGCCATGTCAATGTCTTGACTCTGAATGAATATGTCCCCTGCATGGGAGCCCACAGCAGGGGGGAGAACTGTCCGTGCGTTCATCTGGCCGTCCCCAGGTTGCTGGTCGCTGCCAGCGGGTAAGCTATAGTTAAAGCTCGGCGCCTCAGATTCAAACCtagaagaaggatgattgTACGCTGGTCGCGTGTTTGGGGGTCGGGAGGCGGGACTTGGGAACGAAGTATTTAAGCCAAGGAGCAAATTGGCGTCAGAAGTTGTGACTTGTCCAGAGGATGCCAGAGGCGAGAATCTTTCCGGGCCGGGTGCCATCGATGTGCTTGTCGTAGTCCCTCTATTTCTGGATGGCTCCAGCGGCTGTGGATAAGAATTCGGGTTTTGATTATCACCAGATTGTACAGGAAGGTGAGGGTAGCTATGGCTATACTGGGATGAGTATGTTGGCTTGTCTGATACGGGCTCGGCCTGGGCGGGTAGCTGATACAGAAGACTCAGGTTTGGTTGAGACGAATTGGTTGCACCCGTCAACGCCCACCCAATAGCTTAAGAAGAATTAGCTCGTCCTTCTTTTCGAAGATAAATAAGAAAGAGCTCACCTTGACTTGGGTCAATCTTTGGCGACCGTGCTCCATCCGAAGGGGTATGGACATCTGCTGGACGTTCTCCTTCGCCCGAAGCGGGCAAGGAGGGTTGCGTACGCCGCCAAGGGGGCGCAGTAAAGGGTGGGACAGCAGACACTTCGACTgcactctccatctcctcagtCGTATACAGGAGCGGATCAACTATTCCCTTGGCCTTTTGATCTAATACCGTAAGAATATATTTGGTGCCCTCCCAATACGTCTCGAGCGCCTTTAACGCTTTGTAGCACCGTTGGTAATTCTCCTTTGCGGCCGATGCAAGAAGTATGTGTTTGGCGGTCGGCTTCCGATCAGTTCCACTTGAAGAATCCATATTCGGCATCACGAATCCACTGGATTGGTTTGCCAGCAATGGCTGTGTTGGGGGCGAGCCAGATCTTGAAGAGGGTGACGAATAATAAGCACTCTCCATCAGGAAAGCACATGCGGCAATGTACATTGGCTGGCTTGTGAAAGGGTTGCCGATGAAACTTTTCCCGTCCACGAGCTCGGAGAAAGACAGTATATCGGCGATAGTTTTAGCGGATGACATCGACAGCTCCCTGCTGTTCGGATAAAGATGTTGGATTGTCCCCCCAAAAGAGTTCAGAAGCGTAGGTTGGTGAAGTAGGACGATCAGCGTATGAAACCACTGCGTTCAGGTCAGTCCTGGAGCAAACAAGACATTCGAGGGCGCAACTTACAAAGTGAAGGAGGATAAAATTGGTTCCTTCCTTCGCCTTGACGTACGCCTGGAAATTTGCCGCATTGAAGTGGAGTCGAGGCGACAGGCGCTGGTATATTCCTGGAAATCATTCTTAGCTCTTTGTCAATGAATGTCGTGGAGTTTTGGCCCTACCTGTCAGATCACTCTCCATACCGGCCAGCATTTTCAGTGTATCCGATGTTACATGATTGACATCTTGTATGCCGTTGATGAGATCCGTCACTCTTCCGTACAAGTGGATAATACGGATAAGCGGCGGAAATGGTGCGGGCCATCCATTTGCCAACCGGGACTCGGACTGGAGTGGGAAGCAAAGTTCTATGTCCTCGTCGCGTAAGGTCACTGGTCTGCCTGTTCCGGATGAAATCACTCggtcaaggaagaagataCTCCAGAAGCTGTCAACCCGTTCACGCTCCCGAGCTCGTCGGCTTTCGCTGTCTTGCATATCTCGGGCGGACCCTGGGGAGATTTGAGGCTCATCATACTGGTCATCTCTCAACTTGCCAGCCTGCCCAGTCATTACTGCATTTGGAGTGACCCCGCTCAGGCCATAATTATACTCCAAGCCCTGAACCTTCTGCATTCCCAGATCCTGGGCCATCCGTATGGATATGCCTAGGTACATCCAAAGCCCACTATCATGGTTCGAGCCGAACTCGTCATAAGCAAGCAATAGACACGCTTGCACTCCGGAAAGCGTAGGGCACGAGAGGGTATCAACTAGGGCGCTCATGGCTCTGTGGGCAAATGGTTGCCCGCGAGTGGACTTTTTCAGATCGATCTGCGGCTCAGAGCCATCGATGGTTGGAGCTTGAGGCGGACTCAACAGTGGGTGCGGGGAGAATCTTGCGGACAATGCACAGACGGCGTCCACAAGCATGGTGTCTACCCTTTTGTCTTTCAGGTCGCGCAGAAACCTGTCTCGCTGCAGGAACGGAAAACTGCACCCGAGATGCACGAAGAATAGATCACATAGGTGCATCACCAAGTTGCTGACAGAAAGGGAATCATCGCGATCATAAAACGGAATGTTGTTGTAATCACGGGTGTCTCTGGTATCGGGTAATGTGCTGACGTTGTTCATGCCTGCATCTGCGAATTTGGGACTACGAAGGGGAGACAGAGACTCTGCATTGAGAAAAATCAATGGGTTAGCTAGGCGTGCAAGGGAGTGTCGCTAGACTTGACAGGCCTGCGGGTAAAACGCAAACCAGTCGCCTGCAGAAGCCAATGAAAGTGAACTAGTCAGGAGTGCAGACCTGATGACAGTGACGGATTGCTCTTGCGTGATCCTCGCACCTGGACGACCTGTAGGGGGCGTTAACCGATGCGACCTCGGGGCATTATCTTGGAGTATGTATGCAAACCATCTGTTTGAAGCCAGGGACAATAGCTGTTGGCCCAAAATACCTAAAGTAGGGCACATGAGTGCGTGCGCTGGAACTCAGCGAGGTGCGACCTAGACAATAAAGAGACTGATAAGCCATGGCCACTCATACAAGGCATTCGAGAAGCTGGGGAAGTGCCATAACATACTGCTTTCTGGACTGGCCCCGTTGTTCTGTTGCTCGAGTTCTTTTGTTGTCCGCGAAGATGTGTCTGTCGGCAGGGGTTCCTCCTTTGGCTCCAGCAGTCTGAGTGCTTCGGAAGGCTTATCAGCACCGCCAGTAATAGGTACTATGGTTCGGCGCGGAGAACTAGGGGAGCGACTTGCGGCCTTTCGCGCCGCGCGCAAGGCAGTCGCATCACTGGGAGGCGGTAGAGGGGCAATTGTAGGAGTTCGTGATGCCGCGTCGGATTGTGACCGGGCGTGGGTAGACGGTTCGCTGTACCCTTGACAGATGTGGTTGTAATCGGAACATGTTTTGCACACTATGCAATCAAGCAAATGAGTCAAACGATGGCCATGATTAAGTCTAATGTCAGCCACTGGTTACCTGGTTGTTCGCCGGAGCAACGGATTTTGCGCTTGCGACACGTCAGACATCTATGGTTGGCCCCAGGGGGGAGCGATCAGGTTAGATTCATCACAGGATGAGCAGACCGGGGGCatggggggagaagagagggcgACTATGACTTACGCCGCATTAACTCGTCGCCGCTTAGTTTGGGGCTGTCCATCAGTTGAAACGAAGCGGATTTGTCTTGGAGGGGGAACATTATTGCCGCCGTTCTTCTGGGGAGAAGGGTGGCTCATTGCGAGCAAGTTATCATCCGGGGTCACGACACATTGGGCATCTGATTGTAAGGGTGTAGGAATTAGGGCGAACGATCGTTCCCAAGGATAAGACACAAGGGAATCGCCAGCGGAGAGtgaagaggtcgaggagAACGGCGGTATTGAAGAGCCTTGGATGGGAGCACCAAGTAAAGAGAAAAATCCATGGACGTAAGTTGTCTTGATCCCACGTCGTGTCCGGTGAAGACTGTTGCGGGATAGAGAGGCAACAGGAAGCGGAAGTggatgaggggagaaaagagggtGAGTT
It contains:
- a CDS encoding uncharacterized protein (COG:S;~EggNog:ENOG410PQXD;~TransMembrane:1 (o500-517i)), whose translation is MDGHSNDPQLTEYAVRTGEPTGLSQGFAYDQHRPASPKFSTTLYGHHADIGPSTEDTQMLVHDGGYNSSDSSTQLSGHLLNDDLNEGHEHQRSRASSRSSVSSIPASVLTNMADGMKTAIHDNMLSHSWQDHDSKAHNGHLRSIRHREAAFRKPSSVKAMQMHTEDEGDDEYLTPPKRRGGQRFSDISIRSAGSSPLRKFHHYSPSGSAGKPKVKKEYPLVLLHCNLLPPSLPVPGAMGYHNQKILQEVLPPEYWRRWKLLEEKVGSGVLRERGVLISHPEDLYDLLEERLLESLELQRPRLDHGHFLGHDENDSDRDDQSVRESATDEEEGEECPDCGGHVVRHNNEGRKWEIKVFAANGLMRAGAWAAAWKEMEKVDVEVGLWLPSEIRRELERRLLEQEVDHFENRLQVPHLQAPEHEMSAEARRPSLHGRTPSSAIDEPSSFVPEPIESAPVTEEKAAREQRMPEPQYVPRSSDDIDLQTLLVNYVRVLASDRRNVAIAVLSLLVLFLAVNSGPQANQSALRPFPKDILEAASASTSVTAPMYSSSASWVRPTSCASSSIEHIGEISSITSSSREILQSAATPLSSVVIAPAEIPRAVSDDPPPPQAEPEASSSVEIPLVIRDLEPVTPSRLEPMENPAAEAPLLDRPELIQPVSPAMEVALHANQEADD
- a CDS encoding multicopper oxidase (CAZy:AA1;~COG:Q;~EggNog:ENOG410PJMK;~InterPro:IPR008972,IPR011707,IPR011706,IPR033138, IPR002355,IPR001117;~PFAM:PF00394,PF07731,PF07732;~SECRETED:SignalP(1-21);~go_function: GO:0005507 - copper ion binding [Evidence IEA];~go_function: GO:0016491 - oxidoreductase activity [Evidence IEA];~go_process: GO:0055114 - oxidation-reduction process [Evidence IEA]); amino-acid sequence: MSISQSRLALLALCFVQWVSGRVVQFQLDLTYEDVSVAGDVHKAIVSNGQIPGPTLWLKQGDDVEFLVNNSMSINTTVHFHGIEQLGTPWSDGVPGLSQEQIKPGEQFLYKWKASQYGSYIYHSHTRAQIDDGLYGAIYIEPADSVERPFHLISGSDADEQEAMLAAEKNTRPVLISDWRAFSSHDILQIQTESGVEAYCANSVLINGKGSVICPSQEHINAATTPQQKQILGNLTLTDMGCLPPTPGVVGPYPYDLSKIPKGFYEGCTPSEGPTEVFKVKSSSRYASFDFISMAGSTSLVFSIDEHPMYVYAVDGRYVEPLLVDAVTVPVASRYSVMVPLKSEDQAGDYTIRVANNYANQLINGTAVLSYDTATPKQIGTSQPYINEAGANATASTVILNETDVIPFPVVAPATKADRTYILNVHNANSSYTWTLGNQYPVSNEELRPPVLFNLSSISQAYSAMTENGTWVDLIINITTSGQPQHPIHKHSNKYFVIGTGNQPFIWSSVEEAMKDIPENFNFENPQMRDTFYSPSSSTGPSWLAMRYPIVNPGPFLLHCHLQMHHVGGLALALLDGVDAWPTDIPEGYRLPVMPI
- a CDS encoding putative C6 transcription factor (COG:K;~EggNog:ENOG410PHAZ;~InterPro:IPR036864,IPR007219,IPR001138;~PFAM:PF00172,PF04082;~go_function: GO:0000981 - DNA-binding transcription factor activity, RNA polymerase II-specific [Evidence IEA];~go_function: GO:0003677 - DNA binding [Evidence IEA];~go_function: GO:0008270 - zinc ion binding [Evidence IEA];~go_process: GO:0006351 - transcription, DNA-templated [Evidence IEA];~go_process: GO:0006355 - regulation of transcription, DNA-templated [Evidence IEA]), whose translation is MSHPSPQKNGGNNVPPPRQIRFVSTDGQPQTKRRRVNAACLTCRKRKIRCSGEQPVCKTCSDYNHICQGYSEPSTHARSQSDAASRTPTIAPLPPPSDATALRAARKAASRSPSSPRRTIVPITGGADKPSEALRLLEPKEEPLPTDTSSRTTKELEQQNNGASPESSRTSLSSSARTHVPYFRYFGPTAIVPGFKQMVVQVRGSRKSNPSLSSESLSPLRSPKFADAGMNNVSTLPDTRDTRDYNNIPFYDRDDSLSVSNLVMHLCDLFFVHLGCSFPFLQRDRFLRDLKDKRVDTMLVDAVCALSARFSPHPLLSPPQAPTIDGSEPQIDLKKSTRGQPFAHRAMSALVDTLSCPTLSGVQACLLLAYDEFGSNHDSGLWMYLGISIRMAQDLGMQKVQGLEYNYGLSGVTPNAVMTGQAGKLRDDQYDEPQISPGSARDMQDSESRRARERERVDSFWSIFFLDRVISSGTGRPVTLRDEDIELCFPLQSESRLANGWPAPFPPLIRIIHLYGRVTDLINGIQDVNHVTSDTLKMLAGMESDLTGIYQRLSPRLHFNAANFQAYVKAKEGTNFILLHFWFHTLIVLLHQPTLLNSFGGTIQHLYPNSRELSMSSAKTIADILSFSELVDGKSFIGNPFTSQPMYIAACAFLMESAYYSSPSSRSGSPPTQPLLANQSSGFVMPNMDSSSGTDRKPTAKHILLASAAKENYQRCYKALKALETYWEGTKYILTVLDQKAKGIVDPLLYTTEEMESAVEVSAVPPFTAPPWRRTQPSLPASGEGERPADVHTPSDGARSPKIDPSQAIGWALTGATNSSQPNLSLLYQLPAQAEPVSDKPTYSSQYSHSYPHLPVQSGDNQNPNSYPQPLEPSRNRGTTTSTSMAPGPERFSPLASSGQVTTSDANLLLGLNTSFPSPASRPPNTRPAYNHPSSRFESEAPSFNYSLPAGSDQQPGDGQMNARTVLPPAVGSHAGDIFIQSQDIDMATLQQQDQLPFTFTGEILPWLEYLPQDVLNYFGEHQNYPALMSPHDETPQAPH